TAACATTGCCTACAAGTGTGAGCTAGGATTTATATTGAAGAAGCAGTTTCTACATATACAgcgcatttggaaaatattcagaccccttccctttttccacattgtgttacgttacagcctcaatctaaaatggattaaatacaaatcCTAATTAATCTAcatacaatagcccataatgaaaaattgaaaacaggttttttgattaaaaaaatgttttattcaaaataaaaaaacatgaataccttatttccataagtattcacaccctttgctatgagacatgaaattgagctcaggtgcatcctgtttccattgatcatccttgagatgtttctacaacttgattggagtccacctgtggtaaatgcaattgattggacatgatttggaaaggcacacacctgtctatataaggtctcacagttgacagtacatgtcagagcaaaaaccaagccatgaggtcgaaggtattgtccatagagcgccgagacaggattgtgtcgaggcatagatctggggaagggtacacaaacagttctgtagcattcaaggttcccaagaacacagtggcctccatcattcttaaatggaaaacgtttggaaccaccaagactcttcctagagctggccgcccggcaaactgagcaatcgggggagaaggggcttggtcagggaggtgaccaagaactcgatggtcactctgacaaagctccagagttcctctgtggagatgggagaaccatccagaaggacaaccatctctgcagcactccaccaatcaggccttcatggtagtggccagacggaagccactcctcagtaaaaggcacatgacagcctgcttggagtttaccataaggcacctgaaggactctcagaccatgagaaacaagattctctggtctgatgaaactaagattgaaccctttgcctgaatgccaagcatcacgtctggaggaaacctgacaccgtccctaccgtgaagcatggtggtggcagcatcatgctgtggggatgtttttcagaggcagggactgggagactagtcaagatcgagggaaagatgaacagagcaaaaataactgtgcagcgacgctccccatccaacttgacagagcttgagaggatctgcagagaagaataggagaaactccccaaatacaggtgtgccaagcttgtagcattattctcaagaagacttgaggctgaaaTTGCTGCCGacggtgtttcaacaaagtactgagtaaaggttctgaatacttatgtaaattctatttaaaaaaaaataataataatctcaatttctaaacctgtttttgctttgtcattattgggtattgtgtatagatttaaaaaaatctattttataagactgtaacgtaacaaaatttagaaaaagtcaaggggtctgaatactttctgattgcACTGTATGCAATTCAGTAGCAACCTCCTTTGCACTCATTAGTCCGCTTTTCTGGCAGAAGCGTCTCTCTGCTTCACACAGTAGGAAGATAGGCACAGCCAATCAGGGAAGAATATGGACAGAACAATGTGCTGTGGGATGGCAAAGATATTTACAATCTCACAAAATAGTATaaaagtatatactgtatattctgctGGCTCCATTTTGGCTTAGGTAACAAACAGTATACAGCAGTTTGATTGGACTATATGAGTTGATAAGAGTTCCTACCTGAAGAGTGCAAGTGAGACAGCCGCTGGTGTTTCTGGAGTGACCCACTGTGTctttccatatcatgtccaatcaattgactttaccacaggtgtaaaaacatcccaaggatgatcaatggaaacaggatgcacctgagctgaatttcgagtctcatagcaaagcgtctgaatacttatgtaaataaggtatttgttttatttttataaattaacACATCTGTTTTCgcttttatggggtattgtgtgtaggttgaggcACTttctttatccattttagaataaggctttaaagtaacaaaatgtggaaaaaggggtctaactactctccgaatgcactgtatgtggtgCTATAGGTCACATTGGAAATTGAGATGAGATATGTTTTACTTCATGTTCTGTATTTGCATTATTGACTGCCATTGAAATATATTGGTAATAGGAAGACTGTAAAGTTGATGATATTGTGATGTAGCCTAAACAAGCTGACCCCAAATCTATCATGTCTTGTCCTGACCTATATAGCCTGAGTGAAGCAGAGAATGATCTGTGGGTAATCACATCCAAAGCCTGTATTCTGCCTGTATACAGATGCAACTctcaaacagctcaaataaacttCTATACTACATATTCTAGCTATATACTGGAGTAATATAGGGATATAGACTACAACATAACTGGACTGTTGAAAATGTGCATGTTCTGTGGTTGATTTGATCTTTTAATATAGTACCACTTCTGATATCAACCGTCACAAGTCATTTTTGTGATCttgaattttttttataaaaaagacATTACTATTGTTTATTTTATTGCATTTTACAAACCCATTCACAAATTACTGTCATTTGTTACTGTTTCCTCTACACATATGTTACTCAGTATGTTATACGTTGTCTATTCTTATTCTTGAATAAAGTATGTCCTGCAGAACTAGCTTGTGGCCTATCTGGCACTCAATGAGAAATCCACTGACGCTGGAGAACAGTCTGTGTCACACAACGAGAGAACAGTACATGGATTCTGAGCAGTCAGAAACATATAGTAACTTCAGTTCTCTTTATAGTCCTATTTCTGCTTAAAGCACAAAAGTCCCACAAGTCGTGTTAAATGTAGAAGCTTTCACACAGCGCCTAATACATGCTTCAATTAGTATTTAAAAATAGCTTCCATGAATACAAAACTCCTTGCAGTAACTCCGTAACATTCTGTTTCCTACGTCTGTACATAAGAAAAGCACAGCAGAAGCATTCAAATACTTTTCCCAAGTAATACATTCATGGGATGCACCTTAGCATTTGGCATAAAGTTGATACATAAAAAATTTGACAAAATAAATTACCAATTGATATTTAATCTGCCTGTTAGTGCCTTTGTGATTGTGTAACATTACATAATATTGTCAAGCATTAGGGGGTCAGGAACTTTGAATTCATGTTCCATCGTGGACCAGATAATAGTCCGGAAAAGCAGCATTTCAAGCATGACCGATTGGTGAATGACCTAAAATCCTAAGAGATCATGTGGTCCAGACAGTCGTGAGCTCTCCCAAACTGGGTCACAATCTGAAGAGGAATATGCTGGGAAAAGGGGTCAATAGAAAGAGAATGTGTTCAACATCAAATAAAAGAACACAAAATACTGGTTTCCATAGCTAGTAAACATATGCAGCCTTTTCTCCATTTCAGAATCCAGAGTTGGAACTCAACTCTTCTTCTACTCCATTAAATTACAGTATGAACAAATAaatatacacagtgtacaaaccatgacagactgacaaggtgaatccaggtaaaagctatgatcccttattgaggtcacttgttaaatccatttaatcagtatagatgaaagggaggagacagcttaaagaaggatttttttacTGTGACTGACTAGGTGCCAAATGTGTTCATTTCTGAAATTAGTAGTTGTGCAAATGAGTTACATTACAAGATGTGAAACTATGTGCCTACAGAACAGAGCTATACTAATAGGTCCTGTTGTGTAGCGTGCCTGTGTGTTTATTGTCTAACTAACACATACATCATGTACCTCATATTTTAAGCATTCAACAGACTGCCCTTTCTATTATGCTCAGGATTAAtttagctacatgacatattgATCCCATAAACACAGTGACACACTCAAAGCTCAGTGCACGTGACTGGGGTGAGACCATGAATCAAGAGGGTTGGGCCTAAACCGTGAGTCACAGCTTCCAACTGACTAAGGTATTGTTGTGATTGGCTAGAGTGAGTAGGGGGGCGTGGTAAATACAGGAAGCGGACAGCAGCCTGAGCACTGTGCTCCATCAGCAGGCAGTTGACTGCAGACAAGAAGTCCTCTGAGAGGGCTGGGGCCGGCCTCATCAGGCCCAGCTCCCCCAGCTCTGCGtcctgtgtctgtttctgtccgtACAGCTGCACCACAGAGTCCCAAGGCACTATTTTGATGGAGGCCCTGATCCTCAGCTTCCTCAACAGCTCCCGGAAGGTCTCCTCTTTAACCACCCAGCCCTGGTCGCTTGACTCTGCctccacacacagaaatattCTCATTCTGGCATGGCGCCATCTGCTGGCCATGTTGAGGACACACGCCATCTGCAGCAGGAAAAGGCTGCACACGTCGACAGAGGCTGCTGAGGTGCTGCCCGGACGCAGCAGGTTGAGGGGCCACACGTCGATGATCCTCTCAGCCCCGTCCATCTTGGTCCCCATGCTCTCTCCCTGCAGCTGGAAGAAGTAGCGGCCCAGACACACGTTCTTACTCATCTTGATGGCATCCGAGATGATTCCCACATACTCCTCTGGCGTGAGCCAGCGTGGGCTCTCCACATGGCGGACTGGAGGGAAGTGGGCTTGCAGAGAGGGCAGATCTACCCCAAAATCATCCCCTCCGGCCTCTTCTGACTCATAGAAGGCAGGGTCTTGGAGGAAGTAGTCCTCAGGGGTGCAACTGTCGTAGAACCCCAAGACCAGAGTGTTGGGCTTCATGCCGCCTTGAAGAGGTAAAGAGTGGAGGAGGATAATCAAATGGATTAAAGAGTACATTGCTTGACGGGTTAAACAGTTTTATGTTCCATTTTCCAAAGTAGTACTATTATTAATACAGTATGTCAATGCTCTTTACGACACAGTTGTGTGTGAATAGGAGGAAAACAACAAACAATGATCCAGAATGGTAAATAGGAGGTTGAGTGACTCACCCAGGCCGGTGATACGCAGCAGATGCTGTGTGCCCTGCCTCACAGAGGGGGACAGAGTCAGGTCCACAAAGGCCTTCACCCCCAGCTTATCCACCAGACTCAGCCAGAAGTTATACTGCTGCTGGACAGGGTCTGAGGGCAGGGTGTCTGAAACAGAAGAGAGGCTGGATTGCCTGGATTCCCAAACAAGAGCAGAGCCAAACTAGTTTCCCTTAAATGTTCTATGGGGTCTGAAATGATTGACACacctgataaagatgagcaaaaatgactgaataaaacaaataattaatattcctacactgagtatacaaaacattaagaacacctctttccatgatatagactgaccaggtaaatccatgatcccttattgatgtcactattggagacagattttaagatattacaagggtcttttatacagctgaaacttgttttaaacgcaaacaaaacacattttatgatTTTTAATAGGTTAAAAAAGTTGGTTGAAAATACACTTGCACTTACGAGCTTAGATGGTTTTCGAATTaatcaggtctctgcatataaatacttagggatatggttggatgataaactgtcttttaaaatgcatGTTGACGAACTGTAAACGGCTAAAAATCAAGCTAGGcttcctctatagaaacaggacatgTTTGTCCTCTACAAATAGAAGACAAATTGTGCAAGCTACTTTTATGTCTGCTATAGATTATGGGGATATTATCTACATGCATGCTACGGCATCGACACTTAAATCGCTGGATGCTACTTATCATTGCGCACttaggtttattacgggtgctagCTACAGAACTCACCACTGTGTTCTATATAAAAATGTGGGTTGGACTTCGCTGTCCATGAGATGAGAACAACATGCTCTCGTGTTTTTCTATAAAGCACTTCTGAATAAACTACCTTCTTATTTTTCATCACTCATCAATATTAGAATATAATTCCTAAAACCAGGTctcaagcatggattacacttgaggcccatgcgatttccacagagttgggtatggctgccttttcctgttacgctccttgcctatggaatagcctgcagactaaacttaaacttgAGACTCTTGTCCCTCTTGCCCATTTTAGATATTTattggaggatttttatttttgtattgcttgtaactgtttCAGGTAATACAAGTTCTTGTGCTGTTAGGGGAATAACCTATGTGTAAATGTAATAATCTGTTTGTCTTGTTTAGtttcttaatcattgtacctaaactgtatgtgtaaacatgtatacacatggcccagctgtaaaagagaccttggtctcagtcagtgttccttgttgaaataaatGTATAATAACCTGTTAAATTCCCTTCAAATaattgtagatgaaggggagataggttaaataaggatttttaaacctcaagacaattgagacatggattgtgtatgtgtgccattcagagggtgattgggcacgataaaatatttaagtgcctttgaacgggatatgatagtaggtgccaggcgcaccggtttgtgtcaagaactgaaatgctgctggatttttcacgctcaacagtttcctgtgtgtatgaagaatggtccaccacccaaaggacatccagccaatttgacacaactgtgggaagcattggagtaaacACGGGggagcatccctgtggaacattttgacaccttgtagagtccaagcCCTAACGAATTGAGgccgttctgagggcaaaaggagttCCTAATATTTGGTACACTCAGCTTACATTTTATGCTCCCTAAAAAATTGGGAAATTCTATTATTTTAAACTAATGCAATTGCTCAGATGGTAGGGGTCAATATGATTGACACCACTTTTGTCAAGGTTCAGCCTCTGGCCTGATACTGGGTAAAGTTGATGATgccattgaccttaacaagggccccaggaccagagaAAGTAAATAGCCCCACATCAAAGAACCACAACCACATTTTAAAGTAGAtatggggttattttctgctTATGCATTCTTATTACGAAGCCAAACCCACCACTAGTGTGCATGGCCTAAAAGCTTGTTTATGTCATCTGACTgtttccaatccaagtgccaatgtcatttagcaaactccaggtgtttacatttgttggataACATAAAAATAGAGCAGCTCTTAGCATTAGTATAAAATATTTTCCAAAtttttggagcatacaatatagctcagtatttgaactatttattttatacagtatgttTTGCACATCTTTTagcaagggtgtcaatcattttggacCCCAGAAATATCACACTCAGATTACTCCTTTTGTAATCAAATAGTGGAAGCTTTAGGTTTCATGCAGTCATAAAAATTACAAGCATTTATTATAAGAATCATAATCATATGATACCACTGGCACCAGAACCCCAGTCACCGTCCCTATAATGTTACCCAGATCTCCCAGCTTCACGTGTCCCAGCACAAACAGGCCGCCCTTCTTCAGCTGATTGACAAAGTTGATGAGCTGGCAGGAGGAGCGAGGGTTGGCCACCATTAACAACACCTGGGGCCTCCAGAACTTCACATGGTCCTTCCTCACATCCAGCATCAGCAGATACTTACGCACCTACAGGAGAGGGGGAATGGGGGAAAGTAGACTCAAAGCACCAAGAATGACAGCAGTTACACACCCCAGGGTCCTGTTTAGTGGGGAACACCGtagcaaaatattttgcatcaGAAAACCTAAATCTGTTTTCCAAACTGAACACCTTCAGATAGTTCTTCACCGTTTCAAAATGTTTCCTCCCTGCTGAACATGACCCAGGAACTGGCCCATGAGCGCATGTTTGCTTTGGTACAAGTATATGCGTgtgatgtgtgtgcgtgcgtctccATGTGTGGGTACCTGATGGAAGATGAGAGCCTGGCTGATGTATCCCCAGCTGCTGGTGGGTGATCTGTAGTGCAGGAAGAGCAACAGCAGCAAGAGGAGGATGATGCTGGCTGAAGAGTAGACAGGATTAATGACAAACATCATCACCAGACAGCTCAGAATGCCCAGCAGACATGTGTGCCAGGAGAACACCTGGAAGGTGGGCCTGGGGAGATAGAATGGTAAGGGAAACCGGGGAAAGGTGAAAGACAGGTAAAAACTAGACTGGACAATGATGGTCAAAAGTATTCCAGATAAACGCTACTTCACTAAGGACAACGACGTCGAAACACAAAAAGAGGAGCATCAGCGCAAGGTCattgtcttctttttttttatcGGATTGTACAGCATGATATTAGGATCTGATTACCTGAAGTTGGGGGCCGATGCCCATTCCAGAGCCAGACAGGCCAAGTCGACAGCAGCATAGGCCAGCAGGTAGAACACTGTCACAAGGCCAGCTATGGCATTAAGTTGGCCTGCAAACACCACACACTGCAACACAGTCACACCAAAGACACTGTCTCAGAGCCTGTTTAAAATGCCAAAAGTAGCACTGCACAGCTCAATATGATACACCCATGTCCTCTCATCACCTGTGCCAACCCCCAGGTGTACAGCACTGCCACCCATGGGTTACCAGAGCTGGAAGTGATAGCAGCAGGAGCCAATGGAAAACCTATGGGTAACATCAACATTACATCAACATTATGCTCCTTATTCTGTGTTAGCCCAAAACATGTCCTTTACTCTGTTACTCTTTGCGAAACTTGTTCAACAACATCCTTACCAAACAGCTGGTCCAGTGCAAGGGCATGGAGGATCCGGGACGCCCCAATCAGAGAGCACATGGCTGCTGATAGGGCGGAACAGTAGATCCCAATGGATACAAATGGCGGCCAGATGTTTATACGCTGGAAGAACCCGTAATCCTGAACCAACAGGGTCCTAAACAAAATACATTAATTCGTTGACTGTTTTAAAGTATATAGTTGC
The DNA window shown above is from Salmo salar chromosome ssa13, Ssal_v3.1, whole genome shotgun sequence and carries:
- the LOC106567881 gene encoding solute carrier family 12 member 9 isoform X1 is translated as MSNEHAPLLAHGVCGLSVDTAVCGMGGSEGTGEASTPNAVPRKLNTFFGVIVPTVLSMFSIVLFLRTGFVVGHAGLLQGLVMLLVAYTIISLTILSICAISTNGAVQGGGAYFMISRSLGPEFGGSIGLMFFLAKVCACGVYVLGLVEAILDIFGQDPVSSSALRVLPQGYWYTVLYSSIVLLLVLLVCLVGAHIFARTSFLILLVVTISLLSIYISPMALTTPLNFLISHQGPGNQTLTYNASYTGFNGTTLRDNLGSSYTVDYSTGKVMSFASVFAVMFTSCTGIMAGANMSGELKNPSAAIPKGTITAVLYTCIVYVLLFILASSTCERTLLVQDYGFFQRINIWPPFVSIGIYCSALSAAMCSLIGASRILHALALDQLFGFPLAPAAITSSSGNPWVAVLYTWGLAQCVVFAGQLNAIAGLVTVFYLLAYAAVDLACLALEWASAPNFRPTFQVFSWHTCLLGILSCLVMMFVINPVYSSASIILLLLLLLFLHYRSPTSSWGYISQALIFHQVRKYLLMLDVRKDHVKFWRPQVLLMVANPRSSCQLINFVNQLKKGGLFVLGHVKLGDLDTLPSDPVQQQYNFWLSLVDKLGVKAFVDLTLSPSVRQGTQHLLRITGLGGMKPNTLVLGFYDSCTPEDYFLQDPAFYESEEAGGDDFGVDLPSLQAHFPPVRHVESPRWLTPEEYVGIISDAIKMSKNVCLGRYFFQLQGESMGTKMDGAERIIDVWPLNLLRPGSTSAASVDVCSLFLLQMACVLNMASRWRHARMRIFLCVEAESSDQGWVVKEETFRELLRKLRIRASIKIVPWDSVVQLYGQKQTQDAELGELGLMRPAPALSEDFLSAVNCLLMEHSAQAAVRFLYLPRPPTHSSQSQQYLSQLEAVTHGLGPTLLIHGLTPVTCTEL
- the LOC106567881 gene encoding solute carrier family 12 member 9 isoform X2: MSNEHAPLLAHGVCGLSVDTAVCGMGGSEGTGEASTPNAVPRKLNTFFGVIVPTVLSMFSIVLFLRTGFVVGHAGLLQGLVMLLVAYTIISLTILSICAISTNGAVQGGGAYFMISRSLGPEFGGSIGLMFFLAKVCACGVYVLGLVEAILDIFGQDPVSSSALRVLPQGYWYTVLYSSIVLLLVLLVCLVGAHIFARTSFLILLGPGNQTLTYNASYTGFNGTTLRDNLGSSYTVDYSTGKVMSFASVFAVMFTSCTGIMAGANMSGELKNPSAAIPKGTITAVLYTCIVYVLLFILASSTCERTLLVQDYGFFQRINIWPPFVSIGIYCSALSAAMCSLIGASRILHALALDQLFGFPLAPAAITSSSGNPWVAVLYTWGLAQCVVFAGQLNAIAGLVTVFYLLAYAAVDLACLALEWASAPNFRPTFQVFSWHTCLLGILSCLVMMFVINPVYSSASIILLLLLLLFLHYRSPTSSWGYISQALIFHQVRKYLLMLDVRKDHVKFWRPQVLLMVANPRSSCQLINFVNQLKKGGLFVLGHVKLGDLDTLPSDPVQQQYNFWLSLVDKLGVKAFVDLTLSPSVRQGTQHLLRITGLGGMKPNTLVLGFYDSCTPEDYFLQDPAFYESEEAGGDDFGVDLPSLQAHFPPVRHVESPRWLTPEEYVGIISDAIKMSKNVCLGRYFFQLQGESMGTKMDGAERIIDVWPLNLLRPGSTSAASVDVCSLFLLQMACVLNMASRWRHARMRIFLCVEAESSDQGWVVKEETFRELLRKLRIRASIKIVPWDSVVQLYGQKQTQDAELGELGLMRPAPALSEDFLSAVNCLLMEHSAQAAVRFLYLPRPPTHSSQSQQYLSQLEAVTHGLGPTLLIHGLTPVTCTEL